One window of Saccharicrinis carchari genomic DNA carries:
- a CDS encoding M48 family metallopeptidase, producing MELLQIKGVGPVLFQLSKKAKRLSIKLKPFEPVKVVVPLNVHPKEALTFVESNRQWIRDNLQKVKEKENDLTIFDESTLFKTRSFTLAIKKSPLKQMRMQLKNGRLCIEYPAHMEVRSAAVQENIRYGIEEAMRVSAKNYLPRRLHDLAQQHGFTYKRVFIKNLKSRWGSCSNVNNINLNLHLMRLPDHLIDSVILHELCHTVEKNHGPGFWQLMHKVTGGKAKLWDKEIKHYRTVIY from the coding sequence ATGGAGTTACTGCAAATAAAAGGGGTGGGGCCGGTACTTTTTCAGCTTAGCAAAAAGGCAAAGCGCCTTAGCATCAAACTAAAGCCTTTTGAACCTGTAAAAGTGGTGGTTCCTTTAAATGTGCACCCTAAAGAGGCCCTAACATTTGTTGAATCCAATAGGCAATGGATTCGGGATAATTTGCAAAAAGTGAAAGAAAAAGAAAACGACCTGACCATATTTGATGAATCCACTCTATTTAAAACACGCTCTTTTACCCTTGCCATAAAAAAATCTCCTCTTAAGCAAATGCGCATGCAATTAAAAAATGGACGGCTCTGCATTGAGTATCCCGCCCATATGGAAGTGAGGTCGGCCGCGGTGCAGGAAAATATTCGTTACGGCATTGAGGAAGCGATGCGGGTATCGGCCAAAAATTACTTGCCAAGGCGCTTGCATGATTTGGCACAGCAGCACGGCTTTACCTATAAGCGGGTGTTCATCAAAAATTTAAAAAGCAGATGGGGCAGCTGCTCAAATGTAAACAATATCAACCTTAACCTACATTTGATGCGCCTTCCTGACCACCTAATCGACAGCGTTATATTGCATGAGCTTTGCCATACAGTTGAAAAAAATCATGGTCCGGGCTTTTGGCAGCTTATGCACAAAGTAACAGGGGGCAAAGCAAAACTGTGGGACAAAGAAATAAAGCATTACCGAACCGTAATTTACTAG